One genomic window of Aethina tumida isolate Nest 87 chromosome 3, icAetTumi1.1, whole genome shotgun sequence includes the following:
- the LOC109599624 gene encoding heterogeneous nuclear ribonucleoprotein Q isoform X4, with product MAEGNGEVSEEPMKIETETERTEDYQKLLEYGLDEKVAAKLDEIYKTGKLAHVDLDERALDALKEFPVDGALNVLGQFLDSNLEHVSNKSAYLCGVMKTYRQKSRAGGSSQGTTTPAPAPVKGPDEEKIKQILDRTGYTLDVTTGQRKYGGPPPGWDGSPPGSGCEVFCGKIPKDMYEDELIPLFEDCGVIWDLRLMMDPMTGTNRGYAFVTFTTRDAAQLAVQKLDNHEIKPGKTLKINISVPNLRLFVGNIPKSKGKEEILEEFGKLTAGLMEVIIYSSPDDKKKNRGFCFLEYESHKAASLAKRRLGTGRIKVWGCDIIVDWADPQEEPDEQTMSKVKVLYVRNLTQEISEEKLKEVFEGYGKVERVKKIKDYAFIHFEDRDNAVKAMEELDGKEMGGSNIEVSLAKPPSDKKKKEEILRARERRMMQMMQVRGGMMPGTMPLRGPPGQGPRTSGTGGMRGPMSRGDYDYDYDYYGYGDYRGGYSDPYYDEYYRYEDYYYDYAPAPTQPRGRGGRQPQPELEDGRTLSSTSVHYDVSSGTQQAGRGRGVVARGRAGGPPARGAAANRAGRGGAAAGGRGAARQTARGAGRAKGSLPAGKRKFDGGHQNQGETKRRYQSNWGSQPLPQQPLGADVNGEQAWYQDSYGSWS from the exons ATGGCAGAAGGGAATGGTGAAGTATCAGAAGAACCAATGAAGATTGAAACCGAAACCGAGAGAACCGAAGACTATCAGAAACTGCTAGAGTATGGCCTCGACGAAAAGGTGGCCGCCAAACTGGATGAGATTTACAAGACTGGTAAACTGGCGCACGTCGACCTGGACGAGCGGGCCCTCGACGCTCTCAAGGAGTTCCCGGTCGATGGGGCGCTGAACGTCCTGGGCCAGTTCCTTGACTCGAACCTGGAACACGTGTCAAACAAGTCGGCATACTTGTGCGGCGTGATGAAGACCTACCGGCAGAAGAGCAGGGCCGGAGGTTCGAGTCAGGGAACCACCACTCCCGCGCCCGCCCCCGTCAAGGGCCCGGACGAGGAGAAGATCAAGCAGATACTGGACAGGACCGGGTACACGCTCGACGTTACCACAG GTCAAAGAAAGTATGGCGGCCCGCCTCCTGGTTGGGATGGCTCGCCCCCCGGGTCCGGTTGCGAAGTTTTTTGTGGGAAAATTCCAAAGGACATGTACGAAGACGAATTAATACCGCTTTTCGAAGACTGCGGTGTAATCTGGGACCTTAGACTGATGATGGACCCGATGACTGGCACAAATAGGGGGTATGCGTTTGTCACATTTACTACGCGTGATGCTGCTCAACTGGCCGTCCAAAAG CTAGATAATCACGAAATCAAACCCGGCAAGACgctgaaaataaacattagtGTTCCGAACCTTCGGCTTTTCGTGGGCAACATTCCAAAGTCTAAAGGCAAAGAGGAGATTCTGGAAGAATTTGGTAAATTAACAG CCGGCCTAATGGAGGTGATAATATACAGTTCGCCCGACGACAAGAAGAAGAATCGCGGCTTCTGCTTTCTCGAGTATGAATCGCACAAGGCCGCTTCGTTAGCGAAACGGCGCCTCGGCACCGGCCGGATAAAAGTATGGGGCTGTGATATTATCGTGGATTGGGCCGATCCCCAAGAGGAACCCGACGAACAGACCATGTCGAAGGTGAAGGTGCTGTATGTTAGGAACCTTACGCAAGAGATCAGCGAGGAAAAGCTCAAGGAGGTGTTCGAGGGATACGGTAAGGTCGAGCGCGTGAAGAAAATTAAGGACTACGCTTTTATACACTTTGAGGATAGAGACAATGCTGTTAAG GCAATGGAAGAACTAGATGGAAAGGAAATGGGGGGATCAAATATAGAAGTGTCTTTAGCAAAGCCGCCGTCCGACAAGAAGAAAAAGGAGGAAATCCTTCGGGCTCGAGAACGACGTATGATGCAGATGATGCAAGTTAGGGGAGG TATGATGCCGGGAACGATGCCTCTGAGAGGACCACCAGGACAAGGTCCGCGAACCAGTGGCACGGGTGGAATGCGGGGTCCAATGAGCCGGGGAGATTATG ATTATGATTACGACTATTACGGTTACGGGGACTATAGAGGCGGATACAGTGATCCCTATTATGATGAGTATTACCGGTATGAAGACTATTATTACGATTATGCGCCGGCTCCAACGCAACCTAGAGGGAGAGGCGGCCGGCAACCACAACCG GAACTGGAGGATGGACGCACGTTGAGTTCGACCAGCGTGCACTACGACGTTAGCAGTGGAACACAG CAGGCTGGCCGTGGGCGTGGGGTGGTGGCACGTGGCCGGGCCGGTGGGCCCCCAGCCCGTGGGGCGGCGGCCAACAGAGCGGGCCGGGGCGGAGCGGCGGCCGGGGGCCGTGGGGCGGCACGCCAAACCGCTCGTGGAGCGGGCCGCGCCAAGGGAAGTTTACCAG CAGGTAAACGGAAGTTTGACGGGGGTCACCAGAACCAGGGGGAGACAAAGCGCAGATACCAGAGCAACTGGGGAAGCCAGCCCCTTCCGCAACAGCCGCTGGGTGCCGACGTTAATGGAGAGCAGGCGTGGTACCAGGACTCGTACGGCTCCTGGAGTTAa
- the LOC109599624 gene encoding heterogeneous nuclear ribonucleoprotein Q isoform X2: protein MAEGNGEVSEEPMKIETETERTEDYQKLLEYGLDEKVAAKLDEIYKTGKLAHVDLDERALDALKEFPVDGALNVLGQFLDSNLEHVSNKSAYLCGVMKTYRQKSRAGGSSQGTTTPAPAPVKGPDEEKIKQILDRTGYTLDVTTGQRKYGGPPPGWDGSPPGSGCEVFCGKIPKDMYEDELIPLFEDCGVIWDLRLMMDPMTGTNRGYAFVTFTTRDAAQLAVQKLDNHEIKPGKTLKINISVPNLRLFVGNIPKSKGKEEILEEFGKLTAGLMEVIIYSSPDDKKKNRGFCFLEYESHKAASLAKRRLGTGRIKVWGCDIIVDWADPQEEPDEQTMSKVKVLYVRNLTQEISEEKLKEVFEGYGKVERVKKIKDYAFIHFEDRDNAVKAMEELDGKEMGGSNIEVSLAKPPSDKKKKEEILRARERRMMQMMQVRGGMMPGTMPLRGPPGQGPRTSGTGGMRGPMSRGDYDYDYDYYGYGDYRGGYSDPYYDEYYRYEDYYYDYAPAPTQPRGRGGRQPQPELEDGRTLSSTSVHYDVSSGTQAGRGRGVVARGRAGGPPARGAAANRAGRGGAAAGGRGAARQTARGAGRAKGSLPAGKRKFDGGHQNQGETKRRYQSNWGSQPLPQQPLGADVNGEQAWYQDSYGSWS from the exons ATGGCAGAAGGGAATGGTGAAGTATCAGAAGAACCAATGAAGATTGAAACCGAAACCGAGAGAACCGAAGACTATCAGAAACTGCTAGAGTATGGCCTCGACGAAAAGGTGGCCGCCAAACTGGATGAGATTTACAAGACTGGTAAACTGGCGCACGTCGACCTGGACGAGCGGGCCCTCGACGCTCTCAAGGAGTTCCCGGTCGATGGGGCGCTGAACGTCCTGGGCCAGTTCCTTGACTCGAACCTGGAACACGTGTCAAACAAGTCGGCATACTTGTGCGGCGTGATGAAGACCTACCGGCAGAAGAGCAGGGCCGGAGGTTCGAGTCAGGGAACCACCACTCCCGCGCCCGCCCCCGTCAAGGGCCCGGACGAGGAGAAGATCAAGCAGATACTGGACAGGACCGGGTACACGCTCGACGTTACCACAG GTCAAAGAAAGTATGGCGGCCCGCCTCCTGGTTGGGATGGCTCGCCCCCCGGGTCCGGTTGCGAAGTTTTTTGTGGGAAAATTCCAAAGGACATGTACGAAGACGAATTAATACCGCTTTTCGAAGACTGCGGTGTAATCTGGGACCTTAGACTGATGATGGACCCGATGACTGGCACAAATAGGGGGTATGCGTTTGTCACATTTACTACGCGTGATGCTGCTCAACTGGCCGTCCAAAAG CTAGATAATCACGAAATCAAACCCGGCAAGACgctgaaaataaacattagtGTTCCGAACCTTCGGCTTTTCGTGGGCAACATTCCAAAGTCTAAAGGCAAAGAGGAGATTCTGGAAGAATTTGGTAAATTAACAG CCGGCCTAATGGAGGTGATAATATACAGTTCGCCCGACGACAAGAAGAAGAATCGCGGCTTCTGCTTTCTCGAGTATGAATCGCACAAGGCCGCTTCGTTAGCGAAACGGCGCCTCGGCACCGGCCGGATAAAAGTATGGGGCTGTGATATTATCGTGGATTGGGCCGATCCCCAAGAGGAACCCGACGAACAGACCATGTCGAAGGTGAAGGTGCTGTATGTTAGGAACCTTACGCAAGAGATCAGCGAGGAAAAGCTCAAGGAGGTGTTCGAGGGATACGGTAAGGTCGAGCGCGTGAAGAAAATTAAGGACTACGCTTTTATACACTTTGAGGATAGAGACAATGCTGTTAAG GCAATGGAAGAACTAGATGGAAAGGAAATGGGGGGATCAAATATAGAAGTGTCTTTAGCAAAGCCGCCGTCCGACAAGAAGAAAAAGGAGGAAATCCTTCGGGCTCGAGAACGACGTATGATGCAGATGATGCAAGTTAGGGGAGG TATGATGCCGGGAACGATGCCTCTGAGAGGACCACCAGGACAAGGTCCGCGAACCAGTGGCACGGGTGGAATGCGGGGTCCAATGAGCCGGGGAGATTATG ATTATGATTACGACTATTACGGTTACGGGGACTATAGAGGCGGATACAGTGATCCCTATTATGATGAGTATTACCGGTATGAAGACTATTATTACGATTATGCGCCGGCTCCAACGCAACCTAGAGGGAGAGGCGGCCGGCAACCACAACCG GAACTGGAGGATGGACGCACGTTGAGTTCGACCAGCGTGCACTACGACGTTAGCAGTGGAACACAG GCTGGCCGTGGGCGTGGGGTGGTGGCACGTGGCCGGGCCGGTGGGCCCCCAGCCCGTGGGGCGGCGGCCAACAGAGCGGGCCGGGGCGGAGCGGCGGCCGGGGGCCGTGGGGCGGCACGCCAAACCGCTCGTGGAGCGGGCCGCGCCAAGGGAAGTTTACCAG CAGGTAAACGGAAGTTTGACGGGGGTCACCAGAACCAGGGGGAGACAAAGCGCAGATACCAGAGCAACTGGGGAAGCCAGCCCCTTCCGCAACAGCCGCTGGGTGCCGACGTTAATGGAGAGCAGGCGTGGTACCAGGACTCGTACGGCTCCTGGAGTTAa
- the LOC109599624 gene encoding heterogeneous nuclear ribonucleoprotein Q isoform X3 has product MYRYSMAEGNGEVSEEPMKIETETERTEDYQKLLEYGLDEKVAAKLDEIYKTGKLAHVDLDERALDALKEFPVDGALNVLGQFLDSNLEHVSNKSAYLCGVMKTYRQKSRAGGSSQGTTTPAPAPVKGPDEEKIKQILDRTGYTLDVTTGQRKYGGPPPGWDGSPPGSGCEVFCGKIPKDMYEDELIPLFEDCGVIWDLRLMMDPMTGTNRGYAFVTFTTRDAAQLAVQKLDNHEIKPGKTLKINISVPNLRLFVGNIPKSKGKEEILEEFGKLTAGLMEVIIYSSPDDKKKNRGFCFLEYESHKAASLAKRRLGTGRIKVWGCDIIVDWADPQEEPDEQTMSKVKVLYVRNLTQEISEEKLKEVFEGYGKVERVKKIKDYAFIHFEDRDNAVKAMEELDGKEMGGSNIEVSLAKPPSDKKKKEEILRARERRMMQMMQVRGGMMPGTMPLRGPPGQGPRTSGTGGMRGPMSRGDYDYDYDYYGYGDYRGGYSDPYYDEYYRYEDYYYDYAPAPTQPRGRGGRQPQPELEDGRTLSSTSVHYDVSSGTQQAGRGRGVVARGRAGGPPARGAAANRAGRGGAAAGGRGAARQTARGAGRAKGSLPAGKRKFDGGHQNQGETKRRYQSNWGSQPLPQQPLGADVNGEQAWYQDSYGSWS; this is encoded by the exons CTATGGCAGAAGGGAATGGTGAAGTATCAGAAGAACCAATGAAGATTGAAACCGAAACCGAGAGAACCGAAGACTATCAGAAACTGCTAGAGTATGGCCTCGACGAAAAGGTGGCCGCCAAACTGGATGAGATTTACAAGACTGGTAAACTGGCGCACGTCGACCTGGACGAGCGGGCCCTCGACGCTCTCAAGGAGTTCCCGGTCGATGGGGCGCTGAACGTCCTGGGCCAGTTCCTTGACTCGAACCTGGAACACGTGTCAAACAAGTCGGCATACTTGTGCGGCGTGATGAAGACCTACCGGCAGAAGAGCAGGGCCGGAGGTTCGAGTCAGGGAACCACCACTCCCGCGCCCGCCCCCGTCAAGGGCCCGGACGAGGAGAAGATCAAGCAGATACTGGACAGGACCGGGTACACGCTCGACGTTACCACAG GTCAAAGAAAGTATGGCGGCCCGCCTCCTGGTTGGGATGGCTCGCCCCCCGGGTCCGGTTGCGAAGTTTTTTGTGGGAAAATTCCAAAGGACATGTACGAAGACGAATTAATACCGCTTTTCGAAGACTGCGGTGTAATCTGGGACCTTAGACTGATGATGGACCCGATGACTGGCACAAATAGGGGGTATGCGTTTGTCACATTTACTACGCGTGATGCTGCTCAACTGGCCGTCCAAAAG CTAGATAATCACGAAATCAAACCCGGCAAGACgctgaaaataaacattagtGTTCCGAACCTTCGGCTTTTCGTGGGCAACATTCCAAAGTCTAAAGGCAAAGAGGAGATTCTGGAAGAATTTGGTAAATTAACAG CCGGCCTAATGGAGGTGATAATATACAGTTCGCCCGACGACAAGAAGAAGAATCGCGGCTTCTGCTTTCTCGAGTATGAATCGCACAAGGCCGCTTCGTTAGCGAAACGGCGCCTCGGCACCGGCCGGATAAAAGTATGGGGCTGTGATATTATCGTGGATTGGGCCGATCCCCAAGAGGAACCCGACGAACAGACCATGTCGAAGGTGAAGGTGCTGTATGTTAGGAACCTTACGCAAGAGATCAGCGAGGAAAAGCTCAAGGAGGTGTTCGAGGGATACGGTAAGGTCGAGCGCGTGAAGAAAATTAAGGACTACGCTTTTATACACTTTGAGGATAGAGACAATGCTGTTAAG GCAATGGAAGAACTAGATGGAAAGGAAATGGGGGGATCAAATATAGAAGTGTCTTTAGCAAAGCCGCCGTCCGACAAGAAGAAAAAGGAGGAAATCCTTCGGGCTCGAGAACGACGTATGATGCAGATGATGCAAGTTAGGGGAGG TATGATGCCGGGAACGATGCCTCTGAGAGGACCACCAGGACAAGGTCCGCGAACCAGTGGCACGGGTGGAATGCGGGGTCCAATGAGCCGGGGAGATTATG ATTATGATTACGACTATTACGGTTACGGGGACTATAGAGGCGGATACAGTGATCCCTATTATGATGAGTATTACCGGTATGAAGACTATTATTACGATTATGCGCCGGCTCCAACGCAACCTAGAGGGAGAGGCGGCCGGCAACCACAACCG GAACTGGAGGATGGACGCACGTTGAGTTCGACCAGCGTGCACTACGACGTTAGCAGTGGAACACAG CAGGCTGGCCGTGGGCGTGGGGTGGTGGCACGTGGCCGGGCCGGTGGGCCCCCAGCCCGTGGGGCGGCGGCCAACAGAGCGGGCCGGGGCGGAGCGGCGGCCGGGGGCCGTGGGGCGGCACGCCAAACCGCTCGTGGAGCGGGCCGCGCCAAGGGAAGTTTACCAG CAGGTAAACGGAAGTTTGACGGGGGTCACCAGAACCAGGGGGAGACAAAGCGCAGATACCAGAGCAACTGGGGAAGCCAGCCCCTTCCGCAACAGCCGCTGGGTGCCGACGTTAATGGAGAGCAGGCGTGGTACCAGGACTCGTACGGCTCCTGGAGTTAa
- the LOC109599624 gene encoding heterogeneous nuclear ribonucleoprotein Q isoform X8, whose amino-acid sequence MAEGNGEVSEEPMKIETETERTEDYQKLLEYGLDEKVAAKLDEIYKTGKLAHVDLDERALDALKEFPVDGALNVLGQFLDSNLEHVSNKSAYLCGVMKTYRQKSRAGGSSQGTTTPAPAPVKGPDEEKIKQILDRTGYTLDVTTGQRKYGGPPPGWDGSPPGSGCEVFCGKIPKDMYEDELIPLFEDCGVIWDLRLMMDPMTGTNRGYAFVTFTTRDAAQLAVQKLDNHEIKPGKTLKINISVPNLRLFVGNIPKSKGKEEILEEFGKLTAGLMEVIIYSSPDDKKKNRGFCFLEYESHKAASLAKRRLGTGRIKVWGCDIIVDWADPQEEPDEQTMSKVKVLYVRNLTQEISEEKLKEVFEGYGKVERVKKIKDYAFIHFEDRDNAVKAMEELDGKEMGGSNIEVSLAKPPSDKKKKEEILRARERRMMQMMQVRGGMMPGTMPLRGPPGQGPRTSGTGGMRGPMSRGDYAGWPWAWGGGTWPGRWAPSPWGGGQQSGPGRSGGRGPWGGTPNRSWSGPRQGKFTSR is encoded by the exons ATGGCAGAAGGGAATGGTGAAGTATCAGAAGAACCAATGAAGATTGAAACCGAAACCGAGAGAACCGAAGACTATCAGAAACTGCTAGAGTATGGCCTCGACGAAAAGGTGGCCGCCAAACTGGATGAGATTTACAAGACTGGTAAACTGGCGCACGTCGACCTGGACGAGCGGGCCCTCGACGCTCTCAAGGAGTTCCCGGTCGATGGGGCGCTGAACGTCCTGGGCCAGTTCCTTGACTCGAACCTGGAACACGTGTCAAACAAGTCGGCATACTTGTGCGGCGTGATGAAGACCTACCGGCAGAAGAGCAGGGCCGGAGGTTCGAGTCAGGGAACCACCACTCCCGCGCCCGCCCCCGTCAAGGGCCCGGACGAGGAGAAGATCAAGCAGATACTGGACAGGACCGGGTACACGCTCGACGTTACCACAG GTCAAAGAAAGTATGGCGGCCCGCCTCCTGGTTGGGATGGCTCGCCCCCCGGGTCCGGTTGCGAAGTTTTTTGTGGGAAAATTCCAAAGGACATGTACGAAGACGAATTAATACCGCTTTTCGAAGACTGCGGTGTAATCTGGGACCTTAGACTGATGATGGACCCGATGACTGGCACAAATAGGGGGTATGCGTTTGTCACATTTACTACGCGTGATGCTGCTCAACTGGCCGTCCAAAAG CTAGATAATCACGAAATCAAACCCGGCAAGACgctgaaaataaacattagtGTTCCGAACCTTCGGCTTTTCGTGGGCAACATTCCAAAGTCTAAAGGCAAAGAGGAGATTCTGGAAGAATTTGGTAAATTAACAG CCGGCCTAATGGAGGTGATAATATACAGTTCGCCCGACGACAAGAAGAAGAATCGCGGCTTCTGCTTTCTCGAGTATGAATCGCACAAGGCCGCTTCGTTAGCGAAACGGCGCCTCGGCACCGGCCGGATAAAAGTATGGGGCTGTGATATTATCGTGGATTGGGCCGATCCCCAAGAGGAACCCGACGAACAGACCATGTCGAAGGTGAAGGTGCTGTATGTTAGGAACCTTACGCAAGAGATCAGCGAGGAAAAGCTCAAGGAGGTGTTCGAGGGATACGGTAAGGTCGAGCGCGTGAAGAAAATTAAGGACTACGCTTTTATACACTTTGAGGATAGAGACAATGCTGTTAAG GCAATGGAAGAACTAGATGGAAAGGAAATGGGGGGATCAAATATAGAAGTGTCTTTAGCAAAGCCGCCGTCCGACAAGAAGAAAAAGGAGGAAATCCTTCGGGCTCGAGAACGACGTATGATGCAGATGATGCAAGTTAGGGGAGG TATGATGCCGGGAACGATGCCTCTGAGAGGACCACCAGGACAAGGTCCGCGAACCAGTGGCACGGGTGGAATGCGGGGTCCAATGAGCCGGGGAGATTATG CAGGCTGGCCGTGGGCGTGGGGTGGTGGCACGTGGCCGGGCCGGTGGGCCCCCAGCCCGTGGGGCGGCGGCCAACAGAGCGGGCCGGGGCGGAGCGGCGGCCGGGGGCCGTGGGGCGGCACGCCAAACCGCTCGTGGAGCGGGCCGCGCCAAGGGAAGTTTACCAG CAGGTAA
- the LOC109599624 gene encoding heterogeneous nuclear ribonucleoprotein Q isoform X1 produces the protein MAEGNGEVSEEPMKIETETERTEDYQKLLEYGLDEKVAAKLDEIYKTGKLAHVDLDERALDALKEFPVDGALNVLGQFLDSNLEHVSNKSAYLCGVMKTYRQKSRAGGSSQGTTTPAPAPVKGPDEEKIKQILDRTGYTLDVTTGQRKYGGPPPGWDGSPPGSGCEVFCGKIPKDMYEDELIPLFEDCGVIWDLRLMMDPMTGTNRGYAFVTFTTRDAAQLAVQKLNDYEIRKGKKIGVTISYNNHRLFVGYIPKNRDRDDLLEEFSKHAPGLMEVIIYSSPDDKKKNRGFCFLEYESHKAASLAKRRLGTGRIKVWGCDIIVDWADPQEEPDEQTMSKVKVLYVRNLTQEISEEKLKEVFEGYGKVERVKKIKDYAFIHFEDRDNAVKAMEELDGKEMGGSNIEVSLAKPPSDKKKKEEILRARERRMMQMMQVRGGMMPGTMPLRGPPGQGPRTSGTGGMRGPMSRGDYDYDYDYYGYGDYRGGYSDPYYDEYYRYEDYYYDYAPAPTQPRGRGGRQPQPELEDGRTLSSTSVHYDVSSGTQQAGRGRGVVARGRAGGPPARGAAANRAGRGGAAAGGRGAARQTARGAGRAKGSLPAGKRKFDGGHQNQGETKRRYQSNWGSQPLPQQPLGADVNGEQAWYQDSYGSWS, from the exons ATGGCAGAAGGGAATGGTGAAGTATCAGAAGAACCAATGAAGATTGAAACCGAAACCGAGAGAACCGAAGACTATCAGAAACTGCTAGAGTATGGCCTCGACGAAAAGGTGGCCGCCAAACTGGATGAGATTTACAAGACTGGTAAACTGGCGCACGTCGACCTGGACGAGCGGGCCCTCGACGCTCTCAAGGAGTTCCCGGTCGATGGGGCGCTGAACGTCCTGGGCCAGTTCCTTGACTCGAACCTGGAACACGTGTCAAACAAGTCGGCATACTTGTGCGGCGTGATGAAGACCTACCGGCAGAAGAGCAGGGCCGGAGGTTCGAGTCAGGGAACCACCACTCCCGCGCCCGCCCCCGTCAAGGGCCCGGACGAGGAGAAGATCAAGCAGATACTGGACAGGACCGGGTACACGCTCGACGTTACCACAG GTCAAAGAAAGTATGGCGGCCCGCCTCCTGGTTGGGATGGCTCGCCCCCCGGGTCCGGTTGCGAAGTTTTTTGTGGGAAAATTCCAAAGGACATGTACGAAGACGAATTAATACCGCTTTTCGAAGACTGCGGTGTAATCTGGGACCTTAGACTGATGATGGACCCGATGACTGGCACAAATAGGGGGTATGCGTTTGTCACATTTACTACGCGTGATGCTGCTCAACTGGCCGTCCAAAAG CTGAATGATTATGAGATACGGAAAGGCAAAAAGATTGGCGTAACCATATCTTATAACAATCACCGGTTATTTGTGGGCTATATTCCAAAGAACCGGGATCGAGACGATCTTTTGGAAGAATTTTCCAAACATGCAC CCGGCCTAATGGAGGTGATAATATACAGTTCGCCCGACGACAAGAAGAAGAATCGCGGCTTCTGCTTTCTCGAGTATGAATCGCACAAGGCCGCTTCGTTAGCGAAACGGCGCCTCGGCACCGGCCGGATAAAAGTATGGGGCTGTGATATTATCGTGGATTGGGCCGATCCCCAAGAGGAACCCGACGAACAGACCATGTCGAAGGTGAAGGTGCTGTATGTTAGGAACCTTACGCAAGAGATCAGCGAGGAAAAGCTCAAGGAGGTGTTCGAGGGATACGGTAAGGTCGAGCGCGTGAAGAAAATTAAGGACTACGCTTTTATACACTTTGAGGATAGAGACAATGCTGTTAAG GCAATGGAAGAACTAGATGGAAAGGAAATGGGGGGATCAAATATAGAAGTGTCTTTAGCAAAGCCGCCGTCCGACAAGAAGAAAAAGGAGGAAATCCTTCGGGCTCGAGAACGACGTATGATGCAGATGATGCAAGTTAGGGGAGG TATGATGCCGGGAACGATGCCTCTGAGAGGACCACCAGGACAAGGTCCGCGAACCAGTGGCACGGGTGGAATGCGGGGTCCAATGAGCCGGGGAGATTATG ATTATGATTACGACTATTACGGTTACGGGGACTATAGAGGCGGATACAGTGATCCCTATTATGATGAGTATTACCGGTATGAAGACTATTATTACGATTATGCGCCGGCTCCAACGCAACCTAGAGGGAGAGGCGGCCGGCAACCACAACCG GAACTGGAGGATGGACGCACGTTGAGTTCGACCAGCGTGCACTACGACGTTAGCAGTGGAACACAG CAGGCTGGCCGTGGGCGTGGGGTGGTGGCACGTGGCCGGGCCGGTGGGCCCCCAGCCCGTGGGGCGGCGGCCAACAGAGCGGGCCGGGGCGGAGCGGCGGCCGGGGGCCGTGGGGCGGCACGCCAAACCGCTCGTGGAGCGGGCCGCGCCAAGGGAAGTTTACCAG CAGGTAAACGGAAGTTTGACGGGGGTCACCAGAACCAGGGGGAGACAAAGCGCAGATACCAGAGCAACTGGGGAAGCCAGCCCCTTCCGCAACAGCCGCTGGGTGCCGACGTTAATGGAGAGCAGGCGTGGTACCAGGACTCGTACGGCTCCTGGAGTTAa